The Mycolicibacterium flavescens genomic interval GGGGGAACTGCCCAACAGCGCAAGGACTTCGGCGGCGCTACGGGAATGCGCCAGCGCGCTGTCCAAGTCGTCTTCTGTGGGGGCGGTTGTTTCCGCCATATTCGGATACTGCCCGGCCACACCATGTTGCGCAATCACGAGTTTCGCATCGTGGCCGCCCTTTTAGTCGCGCATGACGTCAGCCAGGTGACGATGGTCCCACCACTGCTGTTCGACCGGTCGCTGAGCGTTGTTTTCGATGAGCGTCGGGTAATGCGCGAGATCGGTGAATCGCAGTTCGCCGGACTGAAATCCGAGCATTGCGCCGGCGCGGCCACCGGACGAGAGCTGTTCTGAGAGGAATCCGATACAGCGGGCGGTCATGATCGTCGCCTGCACCCGGTCGAACGGCGACGGGTTTCCGCCCTCCTGGACGTAGCCAAGAACCTCCTCCCGCGCATCGAACAACTCCGCGCCTTCTTTCTCGAACAGTGCAGTAATGAATCTGGTGGTGTAGACGCGGTCGGAGCCTTCGCTGCGCACGATCAGGCCCACCCGCTTGCCGGTTCGGAAACGGTCCGCGAGCGCGTGGACGTCGGTGGTCAGGGCGTTCAGTGTGATGCCCTCCTCCGGTAGGTAGACGCGATCTGCACCGGTGGCCAGCCCGCTGACCAGGGCAAGATAACCGCAGTCGTGGCCCATCACTTCGACAATGAACACTCGTCGCGTGGCGACCGCGGACTGCCGTATCTTGTCGACGTCGGAGACGATGCTGTTCAGCGCGGTATCACTGCCGATACTCAATTCACTTGCCGGGACATCGTTGTTGATGGTCATCGGCATGCACACGAGTGGGACGTCAAGGGCGTCATACTCCTGCCGATGCCGATAGAGCTCGTGAGCGGCCCGGTAGCCCGCCCATCCACCGGCGACGATGAGCCCGTCGATGCGATGAGCGGCTATCTGTTCGGCGATCCGGGCGATACCGGCCTGGTCGGGCACGTAGCGATTGGTGCCGATCTCGGCGCCCCCCTCGGACACCCAGCCGCTGACATCCATCCAACCCATCTCGTGTATGTCACCGTTGGCTAGTCCCCGAAACCCGTTCTTGACCGCCAATACGGTGTGGCCGCGATCCAGGCCGAGTCGGACGGCGGCGCGCACCGCGGTGTTCATCCCGGGCGCCGGTCCGCCGGCGTGTACAACGGCGATCCGGAAGGGCTTCGTCTCGGCGGGCCGCGGCGCAGCCTGTTGGATGGTGTCCAGGACCCTGCACGATTCCGCGAAATGTCCCCCGCGCGCCTGAATCGCTCCCGCATAGTCCCGTGACTTCATTCGTGTGGCGACTTCTTGGGTCCGCTCCACGCACTCCATCAGCGGCGAGGCGACCACGCGGTTACCCCGCAATCCGATCAGTTGCGCGGGCGCGTCGGGCGTGTCGGCAAGCAGTCGTTCCACAGCCAGAAAGCCGAAGTGCGTTGCCAGGTAGCGGTCGAAAGCGCTTGGCGCACCGCCACGTTGAACGTGACCCAAGACGGTGATGCGGACATCCTCACCGAGTTCGTCCTCCAGCAGTTGTCTGACCTGTTCGGCGGTGACCCGGTTGCCGTCGCGGTCGTGGGCACCCTCGGCGACGACGACCACGCTGTGTCGACGGCCGATCGATCGGCCCGCCTTGATGTCGCGACACATCTGCTCTCGCCAGCCCTCGCCTGGCGGTTGTTCGGGTATGAGGACCCAACTCGCGGCGGTCGCCAGCGACGACATGAGGGCGAGGTAGCCGCAGTTCCTGCCCATCACTTCCACCACGAAGGTGCGCTGGTGGCTGGCAGCGGTGCTGTGCAAGGCGTCCAAGGCCTCGATGATCCGGTGCAACGCCGTATCGGCGCCTACCGTCATGTCGGTGCCTGCCATGTCGTTGTCGATGGACCCGACCAAACCAGCAAGTCGCAGAAAAGGATGTTCGTCCGCCAGGTCCTGCGAGATGTCCCCGGCCTCAACCAATTCAGCGAGCAATCCCGACCACTCCTGACGGAACAGGTTTGCCCCCGCAAGACTGCCGTCACCGCCGATCACCACGAGGGCGTCGATACCGTGCTCGACCAGGTTGCGCGCGGCCGATCGGCGGCCTTCACGAGTTCTGAACTGCTTCGATCGGGCGGTGCCGATGACAGTACCGCCCTGGTGCAGGATTGCCTCGACATCAATCGGTTCCATGCGCCGGATGAGGTCACCACCTGTGACGAG includes:
- the pfkA_2 gene encoding 6-phosphofructokinase; the encoded protein is MPEVQSAPSSIGVLTSGGDAAGMNAAVRAVVLTAAHHGIDVYAVHEGYHGLVTGGDLIRRMEPIDVEAILHQGGTVIGTARSKQFRTREGRRSAARNLVEHGIDALVVIGGDGSLAGANLFRQEWSGLLAELVEAGDISQDLADEHPFLRLAGLVGSIDNDMAGTDMTVGADTALHRIIEALDALHSTAASHQRTFVVEVMGRNCGYLALMSSLATAASWVLIPEQPPGEGWREQMCRDIKAGRSIGRRHSVVVVAEGAHDRDGNRVTAEQVRQLLEDELGEDVRITVLGHVQRGGAPSAFDRYLATHFGFLAVERLLADTPDAPAQLIGLRGNRVVASPLMECVERTQEVATRMKSRDYAGAIQARGGHFAESCRVLDTIQQAAPRPAETKPFRIAVVHAGGPAPGMNTAVRAAVRLGLDRGHTVLAVKNGFRGLANGDIHEMGWMDVSGWVSEGGAEIGTNRYVPDQAGIARIAEQIAAHRIDGLIVAGGWAGYRAAHELYRHRQEYDALDVPLVCMPMTINNDVPASELSIGSDTALNSIVSDVDKIRQSAVATRRVFIVEVMGHDCGYLALVSGLATGADRVYLPEEGITLNALTTDVHALADRFRTGKRVGLIVRSEGSDRVYTTRFITALFEKEGAELFDAREEVLGYVQEGGNPSPFDRVQATIMTARCIGFLSEQLSSGGRAGAMLGFQSGELRFTDLAHYPTLIENNAQRPVEQQWWDHRHLADVMRD